In a genomic window of Bacteroidota bacterium:
- a CDS encoding Crp/Fnr family transcriptional regulator, producing MISTTNINQKQEASTFQAMHFLRNVPIFSDIEENEILQIARVGVRKKYKRASMILLEDEVGAALFVIISGKVKVIRSDEDGREVILSILGENDFFGEMAILDGLSRSASVVAITKAELFMIHRRDFLNLLNEYPAVAISLLKELTMRLRKADTQIKSLSLKDAAGRVANVILQLADDIGKIRKGRVEIDQLPLQMDLANMAGTSRETISRMVHVFIRKGHIDLQGNKLIINDYEKFKSLYL from the coding sequence ATGATTTCAACAACTAATATCAATCAAAAACAGGAAGCGAGTACATTCCAAGCTATGCATTTTTTACGAAACGTTCCTATATTTTCTGATATTGAAGAAAATGAAATTTTGCAGATCGCTCGTGTTGGTGTCCGAAAAAAATACAAACGTGCCAGTATGATACTGCTCGAAGATGAAGTCGGAGCTGCACTTTTTGTAATCATATCTGGAAAAGTGAAAGTAATACGAAGCGACGAGGATGGCAGAGAAGTTATTTTATCAATTTTAGGTGAGAATGATTTCTTCGGCGAGATGGCTATTCTCGATGGGTTATCCCGATCGGCGAGTGTGGTTGCAATAACAAAAGCGGAGTTGTTTATGATACATCGCCGCGATTTCTTGAACCTTCTCAACGAGTATCCTGCCGTTGCTATCTCGTTACTGAAAGAATTAACAATGCGATTGCGGAAAGCCGATACACAAATTAAAAGTCTTTCGCTCAAAGATGCAGCGGGGCGTGTCGCAAACGTTATCCTGCAACTCGCAGACGATATCGGCAAAATACGAAAAGGTCGCGTCGAGATCGATCAACTCCCTCTGCAAATGGATTTAGCAAATATGGCTGGAACATCTCGCGAAACAATTTCACGGATGGTGCATGTGTTTATTCGCAAAGGTCATATTGACTTACAGGGTAACAAACTTATAATTAACGATTACGAAAAATTTAAGAGTTTATACTTGTAA
- the pepT gene encoding peptidase T has protein sequence MANIEFTCVERFLKYVKYDTQSSEESTTYPSTEKQKILGAELVKELVEIGLKDAAMDEYGYVTATLEATTNKSVPVIGLISHMDTSPDVSGENVKPIIHKNYRGGDIVLPGDNSIVITVEENPDLKNQIGNDIITTDGTTLLGADDKAGIAEVFDAISHLVKHPEIKHGKIKICVTPDEEVGTGTKYFDVKKFGADYAYTVDGEQRGEIENETFCADSVTLTITGRNIHPGYAKNKMVNSVKIAAEIIEKLPKDKLSPETTEKREGYVHPHIINGGVEQTVIKYLIRDFEESELKEKENYIRKIAEEVMVKYPKAKMEFKVDESYRNMRYIIDKHPQVMEYAKEAIKRAGVEPILNIIRGGTDGARLCFMGLPTPNLFAGGHSFHSKREWISIQDMQKAVDSIVNLVQVWEEKS, from the coding sequence ATGGCTAATATCGAATTTACCTGTGTCGAGAGATTCTTAAAATATGTTAAATACGATACTCAATCGTCAGAAGAATCAACAACCTACCCAAGCACCGAGAAGCAAAAAATATTGGGCGCCGAGCTGGTGAAGGAACTTGTTGAAATAGGTTTAAAAGACGCTGCGATGGACGAATACGGATATGTAACCGCAACACTGGAAGCCACTACAAATAAATCAGTTCCTGTCATCGGTTTGATATCGCACATGGATACCTCGCCCGATGTATCAGGTGAAAATGTAAAACCCATCATTCATAAAAATTATCGAGGCGGCGATATTGTCCTGCCGGGAGATAATTCAATTGTAATTACAGTTGAAGAAAATCCTGATTTAAAAAATCAAATAGGGAACGACATAATAACGACAGACGGTACCACACTATTGGGTGCCGACGATAAAGCCGGGATTGCCGAGGTTTTCGACGCAATCAGCCACTTAGTAAAACATCCTGAAATCAAGCACGGAAAAATCAAAATTTGTGTAACACCCGACGAAGAAGTTGGAACAGGCACTAAATATTTTGATGTAAAGAAATTTGGCGCCGATTATGCCTACACGGTCGATGGTGAACAGCGTGGCGAAATCGAGAACGAAACTTTCTGCGCCGACTCAGTTACATTAACAATAACCGGTCGAAACATTCATCCCGGTTATGCAAAAAATAAAATGGTGAACAGCGTAAAAATTGCCGCCGAGATAATTGAAAAACTTCCCAAAGATAAACTTTCACCAGAGACTACAGAGAAGCGGGAAGGTTATGTGCATCCTCATATCATAAATGGCGGAGTTGAGCAAACTGTTATCAAATATCTGATACGCGATTTCGAAGAAAGTGAATTGAAAGAAAAAGAAAATTACATTAGAAAAATTGCTGAAGAGGTTATGGTAAAATATCCGAAAGCAAAAATGGAATTTAAAGTGGATGAATCGTACAGAAATATGCGTTATATAATAGATAAACATCCACAGGTAATGGAGTATGCAAAAGAAGCAATAAAACGTGCTGGCGTTGAACCGATATTGAATATTATACGCGGTGGTACCGATGGTGCAAGGTTATGCTTTATGGGATTGCCAACACCAAATCTTTTTGCGGGGGGGCATTCGTTCCATTCAAAGCGGGAGTGGATTAGCATACAGGATATGCAGAAAGCAGTCGATTCTATTGTTAACCTTGTTCAGGTTTGGGAAGAAAAAAGTTAA
- a CDS encoding glycosyl transferase family protein: MIDLIISFFSSTYDYLYICTFVVAVFLLLSAIDDIFVDLYYWFHSFFDKKKFKKYRYTKPEEIEGLEEKHIAIFVPAWHEADVIDKMLMNACRTIQYTNYDFFVGVYPNDPDTIKKVEEVSAIFPNVHAIVTERPGPTTKADNLNQVFQGLIKYENVSGKRYDIIIGHDAEDIIHPMSLKLHNYFIPEYDMVQVPVFPLHVEHANIIHWTYADEFAENHTKDLVARAHFSGFVPSAGVGTAYNRWLLEFVGTSFAKNIFRAASLTEDYDIALRLALGRANLLYVYKPFGIDVSTRAYFPHSLRAAVRQRARWLTGICLESWRNVGWVGDAKFRFTLYRDRKAVITNSVNFFAYVVVFYLLFYESARWGFAAGALLSPIVVKGTLLWDLVVIDTMLMLWRLAHRFITTKRVYGLWAATLSIIRVPLSNIINFSATARALYLFTKSVLRGKPLKWDKTAHTFPQTEHSPPSAEHD; this comes from the coding sequence ATGATTGATCTGATAATTTCGTTTTTCAGTTCAACATACGATTATTTATATATCTGTACTTTTGTCGTAGCAGTATTTCTATTACTCAGTGCGATAGATGATATCTTTGTAGATTTATATTATTGGTTCCATAGTTTTTTTGACAAGAAAAAATTTAAAAAATACCGCTATACTAAACCAGAAGAGATAGAGGGATTAGAGGAAAAGCATATTGCCATTTTTGTGCCCGCCTGGCACGAAGCAGATGTAATCGACAAGATGCTGATGAACGCATGCCGGACTATTCAATATACCAATTACGATTTTTTTGTAGGCGTTTACCCGAACGACCCCGATACAATAAAAAAAGTTGAAGAAGTAAGTGCGATATTTCCGAATGTGCATGCTATTGTAACTGAGAGGCCCGGACCGACCACGAAAGCCGATAACTTGAATCAAGTATTTCAAGGACTTATTAAATACGAAAACGTTTCAGGCAAACGCTACGATATTATTATTGGACACGATGCCGAGGATATTATCCATCCGATGTCGTTAAAATTACATAATTACTTTATCCCAGAATATGACATGGTTCAGGTGCCGGTTTTTCCGCTTCATGTTGAACATGCAAACATTATCCACTGGACTTATGCTGATGAATTTGCAGAAAATCATACGAAGGACTTAGTAGCCCGCGCTCATTTCAGTGGATTTGTACCTTCAGCCGGTGTGGGAACTGCCTATAACCGATGGCTGCTCGAATTCGTAGGAACATCGTTTGCAAAAAATATTTTTAGAGCTGCATCCCTTACCGAAGATTATGATATTGCTCTGCGTCTCGCACTCGGTCGTGCTAATTTATTATACGTTTACAAGCCTTTCGGAATTGATGTATCAACCCGGGCATATTTTCCACACTCACTGCGAGCAGCAGTCCGGCAAAGAGCACGTTGGTTAACAGGTATTTGTCTTGAATCATGGAGAAATGTTGGATGGGTCGGCGATGCTAAGTTCAGATTCACGCTCTATCGCGATCGCAAAGCTGTAATCACAAATTCGGTTAATTTTTTTGCTTATGTGGTCGTTTTCTATTTATTATTTTACGAATCAGCCCGTTGGGGTTTTGCAGCGGGGGCGCTACTTTCACCGATAGTTGTTAAAGGTACTTTACTCTGGGATTTGGTAGTAATTGATACTATGTTAATGTTATGGCGGCTTGCTCACCGTTTTATCACAACAAAACGCGTGTATGGTTTATGGGCGGCAACTTTGAGTATCATTCGCGTACCGCTGTCGAATATTATCAATTTTTCAGCTACTGCAAGGGCTTTGTATCTTTTTACAAAATCGGTTTTAAGAGGTAAACCTCTGAAGTGGGATAAAACTGCGCACACATTCCCACAAACCGAACATTCACCTCCTTCGGCTGAGCACGATTGA
- a CDS encoding LemA family protein produces the protein MELLILVIFVVVVAGWVIVKYNLLVTLRNQVENGWKQIDVQLKRRHDLIPNLVNTVKGYMEYEKETLTKVIEARNAAVNATGVKDSALKEGELSSVLTRLFALFENYPNLKANENVMQLQEELTSTENKVSFARQFYNDIAMKFNIAREVFPTNIIANVFNFKKAELFEVTSETERAVPQVDLSLKK, from the coding sequence ATGGAATTATTAATTTTAGTTATTTTCGTCGTTGTGGTTGCAGGCTGGGTGATTGTGAAATATAACTTGCTGGTTACTCTCCGCAATCAGGTTGAGAACGGTTGGAAACAAATCGACGTGCAGCTAAAACGCCGCCACGATTTGATTCCAAATTTAGTAAACACGGTTAAGGGCTATATGGAGTATGAGAAAGAAACACTCACAAAAGTTATCGAAGCCCGCAATGCTGCTGTGAATGCTACTGGTGTAAAAGATTCGGCACTCAAAGAAGGTGAACTTAGTTCTGTGTTGACCCGTTTGTTTGCATTGTTCGAAAACTACCCAAACCTGAAAGCGAACGAGAACGTAATGCAGCTTCAGGAAGAATTAACAAGCACAGAAAACAAAGTTAGTTTTGCCCGCCAGTTTTACAACGACATTGCGATGAAATTCAATATTGCGCGGGAAGTATTTCCGACTAATATAATTGCTAACGTCTTTAATTTTAAAAAAGCTGAATTGTTTGAAGTTACATCAGAAACAGAACGTGCAGTGCCTCAAGTCGATTTATCATTAAAGAAGTAA
- the cysS gene encoding cysteine--tRNA ligase, with protein MPIKIHNTLSRHKEEFKPIHEGRVGIYVCGPTVYGHSHIGHAKSYVSFDVIVRYLRFVGYKVLYIQNITDVGHLTDDADEGEDKIQKQSRIDKVHPMEIVQKYTQSYFEDMDALGVQRPDISPIASGHIIEQIEIVKELLSKGFAYEVNGSVYFDVSMFSEYGKLSGRSVEELIAGARVDVSPEKHHPADFALWKKAEPEHIMQWESPWGKGYPGWHLECSAMSTKYLGQPFDIHGGGLENQFPHHECEIAQSEAVTGKPFVRYWIHNNMVTVNGQKMGKSLGNVINLKDAFKKYHPLVVRFFILQSHYRSTLDFSDEALKGAEKGLDKLHNTVRNIKDELPKAKGNETNIDFDGFKGKFLEAMDDDFNTPQAIAVLFDFSREINANLAEGKMTAADLQKAHQLFNKLGGIILGIIPETFQTEAKVSIESDLVNLILELRAEIRSQKLWQLSDKIRDGLSKIGITVEDKKEGVSWKRK; from the coding sequence ATGCCCATAAAAATCCACAACACACTTTCTCGTCATAAAGAAGAATTCAAACCGATACATGAAGGTAGAGTCGGCATTTATGTTTGCGGACCAACTGTTTACGGACATTCGCATATTGGCCACGCAAAAAGTTATGTTTCGTTCGATGTAATTGTTCGTTACTTGCGATTTGTCGGATACAAAGTTTTATACATCCAGAACATAACAGATGTTGGTCATTTAACAGACGATGCCGACGAGGGTGAAGATAAAATCCAGAAACAGTCGCGTATAGATAAAGTTCATCCGATGGAAATTGTGCAGAAATACACGCAAAGTTATTTCGAAGATATGGATGCACTCGGAGTGCAGCGACCTGATATTAGTCCGATTGCAAGCGGACATATAATTGAGCAGATCGAAATTGTAAAAGAGTTGCTGTCAAAAGGATTTGCATACGAAGTTAATGGCTCGGTTTATTTTGATGTTTCAATGTTTTCGGAATACGGAAAACTTTCAGGCAGATCGGTGGAAGAATTGATTGCAGGTGCACGAGTTGATGTGAGTCCTGAAAAACACCATCCGGCTGATTTTGCACTGTGGAAAAAAGCTGAACCCGAACACATTATGCAATGGGAAAGTCCGTGGGGCAAAGGTTATCCGGGATGGCATCTCGAATGCTCGGCTATGTCAACAAAATATTTGGGGCAGCCGTTTGATATTCACGGTGGTGGTTTGGAAAACCAATTCCCTCATCACGAATGCGAGATTGCCCAAAGCGAGGCAGTAACCGGAAAACCTTTCGTGCGATATTGGATTCACAACAATATGGTAACTGTGAATGGACAGAAGATGGGAAAATCGCTCGGGAATGTTATAAACCTGAAAGATGCTTTCAAAAAATATCATCCTCTGGTTGTGCGCTTCTTTATCTTGCAAAGTCATTACAGATCCACGCTCGATTTCAGCGACGAAGCTCTAAAAGGTGCTGAGAAGGGACTTGATAAACTTCATAACACAGTCCGGAATATCAAAGATGAACTACCTAAAGCAAAGGGAAACGAAACTAATATTGACTTCGATGGTTTCAAAGGAAAATTTTTAGAGGCAATGGATGACGACTTTAACACGCCACAGGCAATTGCTGTATTATTTGATTTTAGCCGTGAGATAAATGCCAATCTCGCTGAAGGAAAAATGACAGCAGCCGACCTGCAAAAAGCTCATCAGTTATTCAACAAACTTGGTGGAATTATTTTGGGAATAATTCCTGAAACTTTCCAGACTGAAGCGAAAGTCTCGATTGAGAGCGATTTAGTGAACCTGATACTCGAACTGCGTGCTGAAATCCGGTCGCAAAAACTCTGGCAGCTCTCGGATAAAATAAGAGACGGTTTGAGTAAAATCGGTATAACTGTCGAAGATAAAAAAGAGGGTGTAAGCTGGAAAAGGAAGTAA
- a CDS encoding response regulator: protein MAKTKILYVDDEEALRILVKSQLVLEGFDVETADDGDTALEMLKNNKYDLLLLDIRMPRVDGVEVLKTLKQSGSQIRIIMLTAVTELNSAIDAIKLGANDYITKPYDIEDLLGCITRVLSR, encoded by the coding sequence ATGGCTAAAACAAAAATATTATATGTAGATGATGAAGAGGCATTAAGAATATTAGTTAAGAGCCAACTTGTATTAGAGGGCTTTGATGTTGAAACTGCTGACGACGGCGACACAGCTTTAGAAATGTTGAAGAATAATAAATACGATTTGCTTCTATTAGATATTCGAATGCCGCGTGTTGACGGAGTTGAAGTGTTAAAAACTTTAAAACAATCCGGTTCGCAAATCCGCATCATCATGCTTACTGCTGTTACTGAATTGAACAGCGCTATCGATGCCATAAAATTAGGGGCGAACGATTATATCACAAAGCCATACGATATCGAAGACCTCTTGGGTTGTATCACTCGTGTGTTATCGCGATGA
- the queF gene encoding preQ(1) synthase, producing MKKKQTEQPQPLDRRYDTQPLETIDVEVLDTFPYEYPGKDLTINIDTDEFTAVCPFSGLPDFAVIRINYIPDKLCIELRSLKYYLMSYRNVGIYQEHAINRILGDLVASCKPKWMQVIADYKVRGGVHTVTSVDYHKKKTEK from the coding sequence ATGAAGAAAAAACAAACAGAACAACCTCAACCGCTCGACCGCCGTTACGATACTCAACCGCTTGAAACGATTGATGTAGAAGTTCTTGATACATTTCCTTATGAATATCCGGGTAAGGATTTAACAATTAACATCGACACGGATGAATTCACGGCAGTATGTCCGTTCTCCGGTTTGCCCGATTTTGCAGTAATCAGAATCAATTACATTCCGGATAAACTTTGCATCGAACTGCGTTCACTCAAATATTATTTGATGTCGTATCGAAACGTCGGCATTTATCAAGAGCATGCTATAAACCGGATACTTGGAGATTTGGTTGCATCGTGCAAACCAAAGTGGATGCAAGTGATCGCCGATTATAAAGTGCGCGGAGGTGTTCATACAGTAACGAGCGTCGATTACCATAAAAAGAAAACGGAGAAATAA
- a CDS encoding M48 family metalloprotease, with the protein MATNLFPNIYEQQASNKRRTIFIMLIFILFFVFLGYGFDLFYFGNDPLGIFSDSYGLPFATIAAFMFGFIFSLYGFQSGAKAVLTSAGAYPVPENDPKFQTLRNVVDEMKIASGLPAPKLFVIPDADPNAFATGKNPDNSYIAVTQGLLDKLNREELQGVIAHEMAHIRNFDIRLMTIIAALIGAIALLSEFAVRGLRFGGMSRGNKKSSKSGGGGPIALILMIVWIIGIILAPILSRLLAMAVSRQREYYADATAGEFTRNPLALASALEKIENSSAPTQSIKRGSAHLCIVDPLGLKANVKEGFLADLLATHPPLSKRITLLKGMAYQNK; encoded by the coding sequence ATGGCTACAAATTTATTTCCAAATATTTACGAACAGCAGGCAAGTAATAAACGACGTACTATTTTTATTATGCTGATATTTATTTTGTTCTTTGTTTTTTTAGGATATGGTTTCGACCTGTTTTACTTTGGAAATGATCCGCTTGGAATATTTTCCGATAGCTACGGATTACCATTTGCAACAATTGCAGCTTTTATGTTTGGCTTTATCTTTTCGTTATACGGATTTCAGAGTGGAGCCAAAGCCGTATTAACATCTGCGGGGGCGTATCCCGTTCCTGAAAACGATCCTAAATTTCAAACTCTCCGAAATGTTGTAGATGAAATGAAGATTGCATCGGGGTTGCCTGCGCCCAAATTATTTGTAATTCCGGACGCTGACCCGAATGCATTCGCCACCGGAAAAAATCCGGACAACTCATACATTGCTGTTACGCAAGGATTACTCGACAAATTAAATCGTGAAGAACTGCAAGGAGTAATAGCTCACGAGATGGCGCATATCCGGAATTTCGATATCCGCTTGATGACTATTATTGCTGCATTAATCGGTGCAATTGCTTTGTTATCTGAATTCGCAGTCAGAGGTTTGAGATTTGGCGGTATGAGTCGGGGAAATAAGAAAAGCTCGAAAAGCGGCGGGGGCGGACCGATTGCTTTAATTTTAATGATTGTATGGATAATCGGGATTATCCTCGCACCAATCTTGAGCCGTTTATTAGCTATGGCTGTATCGAGGCAGCGTGAATATTATGCCGATGCAACTGCCGGCGAATTTACACGAAACCCGTTAGCATTAGCTTCTGCGTTGGAAAAAATTGAAAACTCTTCTGCTCCAACTCAATCTATTAAACGCGGTTCGGCTCATCTTTGTATTGTCGATCCGTTAGGACTGAAAGCAAATGTCAAGGAAGGATTTTTGGCAGATTTACTCGCTACTCATCCTCCCCTCTCAAAACGAATTACACTCTTAAAAGGAATGGCATATCAAAATAAATAA